A stretch of the Argentina anserina chromosome 6, drPotAnse1.1, whole genome shotgun sequence genome encodes the following:
- the LOC126799196 gene encoding uncharacterized protein LOC126799196 isoform X1: protein MDREGGSNAAGSCYYAVLGIRKDSSSSDIRAAYRKLALKWHPDRWARNQNAAVAGEANRRFQQIQEAYSVLSDQGKRSLYDAGVYDPLEEEDEEFGDFMQEMISMMNNVKDEGDSFEDLQRMFVEMVGGDDNHGKGFDIGGADPTATKKARVGSSRSNSNAAKRETARC from the exons ATGGACCGGGAAGGAGGTTCCAATGCTGCCGGATCTTGCTACTACGCCGTCCTCGGTATTCGCAAggattcctcctcctccgatatACGCGCCGCTTACCGCAAACTCGCCCTG AAATGGCATCCGGATAGGTGGGCCCGGAACCAGAACGCGGCGGTGGCCGGAGAAGCGAATCGCCGGTTTCAGCAAATCCAAGAAGCTTATTCTG TTCTCTCGGACCAGGGGAAGAGGTCACTGTACGACGCCGGGGTTTACGACCCGCTGGAAGAGGAAGACGAA GAATTCGGGGATTTCATGCAGGAGATGATTTCCATGATGAACAATGTGAAGGACGAG GGTGACAGCTTTGAAGACCTCCAGAGGATGTTTGTGGAAATGGTTGGTGGTGATGATAACCACGGCAAGGGGTTTGACATCGGCGGCGCGGATCCAACGGCCACCAAGAAGGCACGTGTGGGTTCGTCCAGAAGTAACTCTAATGCCGCCAAGCGAGAAACGGCGCGGTGCTAG
- the LOC126799196 gene encoding uncharacterized protein LOC126799196 isoform X2, translating to MDREGGSNAAGSCYYAVLGIRKDSSSSDIRAAYRKLALKWHPDRWARNQNAAVAGEANRRFQQIQEAYSVLSDQGKRSLYDAGVYDPLEEEDEVRTLPSPWFGKSSPYTKRGKLCQNVTVYDAVKKKKAYIPLFVRNSGISCRR from the exons ATGGACCGGGAAGGAGGTTCCAATGCTGCCGGATCTTGCTACTACGCCGTCCTCGGTATTCGCAAggattcctcctcctccgatatACGCGCCGCTTACCGCAAACTCGCCCTG AAATGGCATCCGGATAGGTGGGCCCGGAACCAGAACGCGGCGGTGGCCGGAGAAGCGAATCGCCGGTTTCAGCAAATCCAAGAAGCTTATTCTG TTCTCTCGGACCAGGGGAAGAGGTCACTGTACGACGCCGGGGTTTACGACCCGCTGGAAGAGGAAGACGAAGTTCGTACCCTCCCTTCACCCTGGTTTGGCAAATCTTCGCCGTACACAAAGCGCGGTAAATTGTGCCAAAACGTCACCGTTTATGACGcggtaaaaaagaaaaaggcatACATTCCGCTTTTCGTACG GAATTCGGGGATTTCATGCAGGAGATGA
- the LOC126798454 gene encoding calmodulin-binding protein 60 B-like isoform X1, with protein MVPKRHFSDLGGEEFQFPVPESKRRSLFKNVARDVMRDGALNEKAWENFFRTVVRDELEILLIPHLRGSSTSSRPPLQLGSSSGARGLQLHFINKLPSTIFTGSRAETEEGKPLQIVLRDAATQNVISLGPLSSVKIEVLVLNSEFGADDQEDWTEREFTNGLVRQREGKRPLVTGEVTLNLKEGVCSLNDIVFTDNSSWIRSRKFRLAARVIAKGPGEEVRIREAISEAFQVKDHRGELYKKHHPPCLNDEIWRLEKIAKDGAFHKRLSERGISNVKDLLQAYVKDQSWLRSCFGSIPNKMWDTIMEHALTCVIDEQKLYAYQRPNATLLFDSIYKLVGAIIEEQFCPLDQLTPSQKVMVENLKLQAYRNEANMLLMDASAVFSLARPVPSLQPEPFNTISNSELPQYSVQFSQQDEQPMQLSFHHASPSSSYPYQAEGSNQLMVSLAQTSQPMQAFNPALRNSFSMLEEFNSLQFNAENSWPHVVQTAHLGTTENLFPLQTATWSPMNPNWGGQENGFCFGSTSENGISGFVKKPKACWCKLRAAIKWWVSVRGRRMARPLYLAS; from the exons ATGGTACCAAAGAGGCATTTCAGTGACTTGGGGGGTGAGGAGTTTCAGTTTCCGGTACCGGAATCGAAAAGGCGATCTCTTTTTAAGAA TGTCGCTAGGGATGTGATGAGAGATGGTGCCTTAAATGAAAAAGCGTGGGAAAATTTCTTCAGAACAGTG GTACGAGATGAGCTGGAAATTTTGCTTATTCCCCACCTGAGGGGGTCTTCAACTTCAAG CAGGCCTCCGCTTCAACTTGGAAGTTCATCTGGAGCTAGAGGCCTTCAGTTGCATTTCATCAACAAATTGCCCTCAACCATATTCACAGGCAGTAGAGCGGAGACAGAAGAAGGCAAGCCTCTTCAGATTGTTCTACGTGATGCTGCTACCCAAAATGTCATCAGTTTGGGTCCCCTGTCTTCAGTAAAGATTGAAGTGCTTGTGCTGAATAGCGAATTCGGGGCTGATGATCAGGAGGATTGGACTGAGAGAGAATTCACCAATGGCCTTGTTCGACAACGAGAAGGGAAGAGGCCTTTGGTTACTGGTGAGGTGACTCTCAATCTGAAGGAAGGGGTCTGTTCTCTAAACGACATTGTCTTTACTGACAATTCAAGCTGGATCAGAAGCCGGAAGTTCAGACTAGCAGCTAGAGTTATCGCGAAAGGTCCCGGTGAGGAAGTAAGAATCAGGGAAGCTATAAGTGAAGCTTTTCAGGTGAAAGATCACCGTGGAGAGT TGTACAAGAAACACCACCCTCCATGCTTGAACGATGAAATTTGGCGCCTCGAGAAGATAGCAAAGGACGGCGCCTTTCACAAGAGACTGTCTGAACGTGGCATTTCTAATGTGAAGGACTTGCTGCAGGCATATGTCAAAGATCAATCGTGGCTACGCAGT TGTTTTGGTTCGATCCCAAACAAGATGTGGGATACAATCATGGAGCATGCACTGACATGTGTGATAGATGAACAGAAGCTCTATGCTTATCAAAGGCCCAACGCAACCCTTCTCTTCGACTCAATTTACAAGCTCGTGGGAGCAATAATTGAGGAGCAATTCTGTCCTCTGGATCAACTCACCCCATCTCAGAAA GTTATGGTGGAAAATTTGAAGCTGCAGGCGTATAGAAATGAAGCAAATATGTTACTCATGGATGCTTCGGCTGTGTTTAGCCTTGCAAGGCCTGTGCCTAGTCTACAACCAGAGCCGTTCAATACTATTTCAAACTCAGAGCTGCCACAATATAGTGTCCAATTCTCACAGCAAG ATGAACAGCCTATGCAATTGAGTTTCCACCACGCATCGCCTTCCTCATCATATCCTTATCAAGCAGAAGGAAGCAATCAGTTGATGGTTTCTCTAGCACAAACGAGTCAGCCAATGCAAGCGTTCAATCCAGCGCTGCGCAACAGTTTCTCAATGCTGGAGGAGTTTAACTCCTTACAGTTCAATGCCGAAAACAGTTGGCCTCATGTTGTGCAAACTGCACATTTAGGCACTACTGAAAACCTTTTCCCTCTACAAACAGCAACTTGGTCTCCAATGAACCCTAACTGGGGGGGACAAGAAAACGGATTTTGCTTCGGTTCAACTAGCGAAAATGGCATTTCCGGTTTTGTAAAGAAACCCAAGGCGTGTTGGTGCAAACTTCGCGCCGCCATTAAGTGGTGGGTTTCTGTTAGGGGTAGAAGAATGGCAAGGCCTCTGTATCTGGCCAGCTAG
- the LOC126798454 gene encoding calmodulin-binding protein 60 B-like isoform X2 translates to MVPKRHFSDLGGEEFQFPVPESKRRSLFKNVARDVMRDGALNEKAWENFFRTVVRDELEILLIPHLRGSSTSRPPLQLGSSSGARGLQLHFINKLPSTIFTGSRAETEEGKPLQIVLRDAATQNVISLGPLSSVKIEVLVLNSEFGADDQEDWTEREFTNGLVRQREGKRPLVTGEVTLNLKEGVCSLNDIVFTDNSSWIRSRKFRLAARVIAKGPGEEVRIREAISEAFQVKDHRGELYKKHHPPCLNDEIWRLEKIAKDGAFHKRLSERGISNVKDLLQAYVKDQSWLRSCFGSIPNKMWDTIMEHALTCVIDEQKLYAYQRPNATLLFDSIYKLVGAIIEEQFCPLDQLTPSQKVMVENLKLQAYRNEANMLLMDASAVFSLARPVPSLQPEPFNTISNSELPQYSVQFSQQDEQPMQLSFHHASPSSSYPYQAEGSNQLMVSLAQTSQPMQAFNPALRNSFSMLEEFNSLQFNAENSWPHVVQTAHLGTTENLFPLQTATWSPMNPNWGGQENGFCFGSTSENGISGFVKKPKACWCKLRAAIKWWVSVRGRRMARPLYLAS, encoded by the exons ATGGTACCAAAGAGGCATTTCAGTGACTTGGGGGGTGAGGAGTTTCAGTTTCCGGTACCGGAATCGAAAAGGCGATCTCTTTTTAAGAA TGTCGCTAGGGATGTGATGAGAGATGGTGCCTTAAATGAAAAAGCGTGGGAAAATTTCTTCAGAACAGTG GTACGAGATGAGCTGGAAATTTTGCTTATTCCCCACCTGAGGGGGTCTTCAACTTCAAG GCCTCCGCTTCAACTTGGAAGTTCATCTGGAGCTAGAGGCCTTCAGTTGCATTTCATCAACAAATTGCCCTCAACCATATTCACAGGCAGTAGAGCGGAGACAGAAGAAGGCAAGCCTCTTCAGATTGTTCTACGTGATGCTGCTACCCAAAATGTCATCAGTTTGGGTCCCCTGTCTTCAGTAAAGATTGAAGTGCTTGTGCTGAATAGCGAATTCGGGGCTGATGATCAGGAGGATTGGACTGAGAGAGAATTCACCAATGGCCTTGTTCGACAACGAGAAGGGAAGAGGCCTTTGGTTACTGGTGAGGTGACTCTCAATCTGAAGGAAGGGGTCTGTTCTCTAAACGACATTGTCTTTACTGACAATTCAAGCTGGATCAGAAGCCGGAAGTTCAGACTAGCAGCTAGAGTTATCGCGAAAGGTCCCGGTGAGGAAGTAAGAATCAGGGAAGCTATAAGTGAAGCTTTTCAGGTGAAAGATCACCGTGGAGAGT TGTACAAGAAACACCACCCTCCATGCTTGAACGATGAAATTTGGCGCCTCGAGAAGATAGCAAAGGACGGCGCCTTTCACAAGAGACTGTCTGAACGTGGCATTTCTAATGTGAAGGACTTGCTGCAGGCATATGTCAAAGATCAATCGTGGCTACGCAGT TGTTTTGGTTCGATCCCAAACAAGATGTGGGATACAATCATGGAGCATGCACTGACATGTGTGATAGATGAACAGAAGCTCTATGCTTATCAAAGGCCCAACGCAACCCTTCTCTTCGACTCAATTTACAAGCTCGTGGGAGCAATAATTGAGGAGCAATTCTGTCCTCTGGATCAACTCACCCCATCTCAGAAA GTTATGGTGGAAAATTTGAAGCTGCAGGCGTATAGAAATGAAGCAAATATGTTACTCATGGATGCTTCGGCTGTGTTTAGCCTTGCAAGGCCTGTGCCTAGTCTACAACCAGAGCCGTTCAATACTATTTCAAACTCAGAGCTGCCACAATATAGTGTCCAATTCTCACAGCAAG ATGAACAGCCTATGCAATTGAGTTTCCACCACGCATCGCCTTCCTCATCATATCCTTATCAAGCAGAAGGAAGCAATCAGTTGATGGTTTCTCTAGCACAAACGAGTCAGCCAATGCAAGCGTTCAATCCAGCGCTGCGCAACAGTTTCTCAATGCTGGAGGAGTTTAACTCCTTACAGTTCAATGCCGAAAACAGTTGGCCTCATGTTGTGCAAACTGCACATTTAGGCACTACTGAAAACCTTTTCCCTCTACAAACAGCAACTTGGTCTCCAATGAACCCTAACTGGGGGGGACAAGAAAACGGATTTTGCTTCGGTTCAACTAGCGAAAATGGCATTTCCGGTTTTGTAAAGAAACCCAAGGCGTGTTGGTGCAAACTTCGCGCCGCCATTAAGTGGTGGGTTTCTGTTAGGGGTAGAAGAATGGCAAGGCCTCTGTATCTGGCCAGCTAG
- the LOC126797849 gene encoding uncharacterized protein LOC126797849 isoform X2, whose product MASSSSSSSSSSSTLYATIDMGTNSFKMIIIRAYPDGKFLTIDHLRQPVVLGRDTTAATLSSTPFTLSAQSQLIAVEALKKFQNTLRSYKICKAQIRCVATAAVREAVNKGEFLKCVSDMIGLEVDVLPGEEEARLVYLGMLQFWPMYDKLVLGVDIGGGSTEFVIGKQGKVVLGASLKLGHVNLTQKFGNNKENVDQIRDHVRLVIKESGLIRKIKDCGFEVVVGSSGTIKAVEKAVFNGYVNKSNVASFGDGRKDWRLSRGEVKGVVESLCCGGEGEKNMREKFFERRSEFIVAGAVLLEEIFEVLGIEEMEVSGYALAEGVIAESLAKVYGCYGLKANARWSSIVQLAMRYNGKKRMKAAAQCAIIAKDIFEGLIKCDDLADNQLAAYLDDKDLEYLEAASLLHNVGVFLGKKGYHKHSYCIIMNGEHLHGYSSEEVKLIALLARHHRKKLPSFDHPTFNQFPGEITKKFRFLCAIIRVSAVLQQMEFSNSYEGFELCPLVHINSLLLSGKMWCRESSFFTRFQPTS is encoded by the exons ATGgcctcatcatcttcttcttcttcttcttcttcttcaactctCTATGCAACCATTGACATGGGCACAAACTCATTCAAGATGATCATAATCCGAGCCTACCCAGATGGCAAGTTTCTCACCATTGATCATCTCAGACAGCCTGTCGTTCTTGGCCGTGACACCACCGCCGCCACGTTATCATCAACCCCATTTACTCTCTCAGCTCAATCTCAGCTCATTGCTGTTGAGGCTCTCAAGAAGTTTCAGAACACGTTGAGATCATACAAAATCTGCAAAGCTCAAATCCGCTGTGTCGCAACTGCCGCTGTGCGTGAGGCTGTGAATAAAGGTGAGTTCTTGAAATGTGTTAGTGATATGATTGGTTTAGAGGTTGATGTGTTGCCTGGTGAAGAAGAAGCTAGGCTAGTTTATTTGGGTATGCTTCAGTTTTGGCCTATGTATGACAAATTGGTTTTGGGTGTTGATATTGGTGGTGGTTCTACTGAGTTTGTGATTGGGAAGCAGGGGAAAGTTGTTTTGGGGGCTTCATTGAAGTTGGGGCATGTTAATTTGACCCAGAAATTTGGGAACAATAAAGAAAATGTTGATCAGATTAGGGATCATGTTAGGTTGGTAATTAAAGAATCTGGGTTGATTAGAAAGATCAAAGAttgtggctttgaagttgttgTTGGGTCCTCTGGTACTATTAAAGCAGTTGAGAAGGCGGTGTTTAATGGGTATGTGAATAAGAGTAATGTGGCTTCTTTTGGGGATGGTAGGAAGGATTGGAGGTTGAGTAGAGGAGAAGTGAAGGGTGTTGTTGAGAGTTTGTGTTGtggaggagagggagagaagaatatgagagaaaagTTCTTTGAAAGGCGGTCTGAGTTTATTGTTGCCGGGGCTGTGTTGTTAGAGGAGATATTTGAGGTGCTTGGAATTGAGGAAATGGAGGTTTCTGGTTATGCATTGGCAGAAGGTGTTATTGCAGAAAGTTTGGCTAAGGTTTATGGTTGTTATGGTTTGAAGGCCAATGCTAGATGGTCGTCCATTGTTCAGCTTGCGATGAGGTATAATGGCAAGAAAAGGATGAAAGCTGCTGCTCAGTGTGCTATCATTGCAAAG GATATATTTGAAGGTTTGATAAAATGTGATGACCTAGCTGATAATCAATTAGCTGCTTACCTAGATGACAAGGATCTTGAATATCTTGAAGCTGCAAGTTTGTTACACAATGTTGGGGTTTTCCTAGGAAAAAAAGGTTACCATAAGCACTCTTATTGTATAATCATG AATGGCGAGCATCTCCATGGTTACAGTTCTGAGGAGGTTAAG CTGATAGCACTACTGGCAAGACATCATAGGAAGAAATTACCAAGCTTTGATCATCCTACCTTTAATCAGTTTCCAGGAGAG ATCACAAAGAAATTCAGATTTCTATGCGCAATTATCCGTGTTTCTGCTGTGCTACAACAGATGGAATTCTCAAATTCCTATGAAGGGTTTGAACTG TGTCCCttggtgcacattaactctcTGTTATTATCAGGTAAAATGTGGTGTCGAGAATCAAGCTTCTTTACACGTTTTCAACCCACTAGCTGA
- the LOC126797849 gene encoding uncharacterized protein LOC126797849 isoform X1: MASSSSSSSSSSSTLYATIDMGTNSFKMIIIRAYPDGKFLTIDHLRQPVVLGRDTTAATLSSTPFTLSAQSQLIAVEALKKFQNTLRSYKICKAQIRCVATAAVREAVNKGEFLKCVSDMIGLEVDVLPGEEEARLVYLGMLQFWPMYDKLVLGVDIGGGSTEFVIGKQGKVVLGASLKLGHVNLTQKFGNNKENVDQIRDHVRLVIKESGLIRKIKDCGFEVVVGSSGTIKAVEKAVFNGYVNKSNVASFGDGRKDWRLSRGEVKGVVESLCCGGEGEKNMREKFFERRSEFIVAGAVLLEEIFEVLGIEEMEVSGYALAEGVIAESLAKVYGCYGLKANARWSSIVQLAMRYNGKKRMKAAAQCAIIAKDIFEGLIKCDDLADNQLAAYLDDKDLEYLEAASLLHNVGVFLGKKGYHKHSYCIIMNGEHLHGYSSEEVKLIALLARHHRKKLPSFDHPTFNQFPGEITKKFRFLCAIIRVSAVLQQMEFSNSYEGFELVKCGVENQASLHVFNPLAEDIEAELRQELEYFKLVVCKELLIMAPSTVPVPRDTDIYT; the protein is encoded by the exons ATGgcctcatcatcttcttcttcttcttcttcttcttcaactctCTATGCAACCATTGACATGGGCACAAACTCATTCAAGATGATCATAATCCGAGCCTACCCAGATGGCAAGTTTCTCACCATTGATCATCTCAGACAGCCTGTCGTTCTTGGCCGTGACACCACCGCCGCCACGTTATCATCAACCCCATTTACTCTCTCAGCTCAATCTCAGCTCATTGCTGTTGAGGCTCTCAAGAAGTTTCAGAACACGTTGAGATCATACAAAATCTGCAAAGCTCAAATCCGCTGTGTCGCAACTGCCGCTGTGCGTGAGGCTGTGAATAAAGGTGAGTTCTTGAAATGTGTTAGTGATATGATTGGTTTAGAGGTTGATGTGTTGCCTGGTGAAGAAGAAGCTAGGCTAGTTTATTTGGGTATGCTTCAGTTTTGGCCTATGTATGACAAATTGGTTTTGGGTGTTGATATTGGTGGTGGTTCTACTGAGTTTGTGATTGGGAAGCAGGGGAAAGTTGTTTTGGGGGCTTCATTGAAGTTGGGGCATGTTAATTTGACCCAGAAATTTGGGAACAATAAAGAAAATGTTGATCAGATTAGGGATCATGTTAGGTTGGTAATTAAAGAATCTGGGTTGATTAGAAAGATCAAAGAttgtggctttgaagttgttgTTGGGTCCTCTGGTACTATTAAAGCAGTTGAGAAGGCGGTGTTTAATGGGTATGTGAATAAGAGTAATGTGGCTTCTTTTGGGGATGGTAGGAAGGATTGGAGGTTGAGTAGAGGAGAAGTGAAGGGTGTTGTTGAGAGTTTGTGTTGtggaggagagggagagaagaatatgagagaaaagTTCTTTGAAAGGCGGTCTGAGTTTATTGTTGCCGGGGCTGTGTTGTTAGAGGAGATATTTGAGGTGCTTGGAATTGAGGAAATGGAGGTTTCTGGTTATGCATTGGCAGAAGGTGTTATTGCAGAAAGTTTGGCTAAGGTTTATGGTTGTTATGGTTTGAAGGCCAATGCTAGATGGTCGTCCATTGTTCAGCTTGCGATGAGGTATAATGGCAAGAAAAGGATGAAAGCTGCTGCTCAGTGTGCTATCATTGCAAAG GATATATTTGAAGGTTTGATAAAATGTGATGACCTAGCTGATAATCAATTAGCTGCTTACCTAGATGACAAGGATCTTGAATATCTTGAAGCTGCAAGTTTGTTACACAATGTTGGGGTTTTCCTAGGAAAAAAAGGTTACCATAAGCACTCTTATTGTATAATCATG AATGGCGAGCATCTCCATGGTTACAGTTCTGAGGAGGTTAAG CTGATAGCACTACTGGCAAGACATCATAGGAAGAAATTACCAAGCTTTGATCATCCTACCTTTAATCAGTTTCCAGGAGAG ATCACAAAGAAATTCAGATTTCTATGCGCAATTATCCGTGTTTCTGCTGTGCTACAACAGATGGAATTCTCAAATTCCTATGAAGGGTTTGAACTG GTAAAATGTGGTGTCGAGAATCAAGCTTCTTTACACGTTTTCAACCCACTAGCTGAGGATATTGAAGCCgaattaagacaagaattGGAATACTTCAAGCTG GTAGTCTGTAAAGAGCTGCTCATCATGGCTCCTTCAACTGTTCCAGTTCCAAGAGATACGGACATTTACACATAA